The Polyangiaceae bacterium genome segment GGCGGCGTCGCGTCGGGTTGCGCAGCGAGGGGCGCGGTGCGCTCCGCTGCGACGGGTGCGCCGGGTCGCGTGGTTGGCTCTGTCACGGGTGGCTGCGTGCGCTGAGCGCTTTTTTGTGGGGCCACGACCTCGGGCTCGGGCTCCTGGGCAGACGCACGCGGAGCACTTGGCGCTCGGGGATCTCGTTTGCCTACGAGCGGAGCGAAGCGCGTGCGCCAGCGCTCGTCCGCGACGCCCTCGATGCGCTCTTCGTCGAACGTGCAGTGCTCCGACAGCAGCCAGCGCACTTCCAAGGGCACCGCGCTGTCGAAGTGATCCGGCGACAGCAACGTGAATTGCCCCGGACGCAGCCCCGGCAGGGCTGCGAGCAGCGCATCCGAGTGCACCGGATCCAGGGACTTGATGCTGGGTTCGATCTTCTTCAAGTCTTGGCGCGTCGTCAGGCGGCCCAGGGCCCAGGTGCCGAACTGCGACATGGCGCGATAGTCCACGTCGCCCGGGTTCTGCGTCGCCATCAGACAGCAAACGCCGTACTTGCGCGCCTGCTTGAACAACAGCGCGAGCCCTTCTTTGCACGCCGGTTTGCGTACCGGAGGGATGAAGGGACTCACCTCGTCGATGTAGAACAACGCCTGCGGCGAGGCGCTCGGATGATCCAGCATCCACGAGTACAGACGGTCTGCGAGGGCCGCCACCACGAAGTCCTTGTCGTCCTGGCTGCCCAGCGTGTTCAAGTACACCACGCTCACGCGGATGCGTCCGTCCCCGCCGCTCTGCGAGTCTCTGCCCAGCAGCACGTCCACGTCGATCGGCACGCCTTCGTGGAACAACAATCGCCGGGCGCCGACGTCCAAGCGCGCCAAGCGCTGACACGCCGTGCGGATCTTCTTCGGATCCAGGTAGCGAGAGAGTCGCGCGAATCCATCCTTCTCGTGCTCCAGCAGGGTGTCACCCAAAGCCGCCAAGCTCGGCTCGCGCCCCGCATCCAGCATTTCTGCGAGCACGCCGTCGAGCACTGCCACGAGGCCGGCGCCTTCATCGGAATCCGCATCGAAGCCCAGCAGCGAGGTCACCATGCTTGCGGTGCGCGTCAGCGCTTGCAGCCGCTCGGCGGGCGACAGGGTGCCCAGTCCCGGGTCGACGGGGTCGGCGCTCAGGGGCACGCCCTTGGGGGAAGCAGGCGTGAAGATCACCACGTCCGCGCGCTCGGCGAACTCGCGAGCGACCTCCGGATCGATACCGTGTTGGGCGAGTGCTTGCGGATCCTTGGCGCCTTCCACCAGGCTACAGAGGTCGCCCTGCGGGTCCACGCAAATCACCGGAATGCCGTTGCGCACCGCCTCTTCCACCACGACCTTGCACAGCACCGTCTTGCCGGAACCGCTGGAGCCGAGCGCCATGACGTGGCGCAGGAGGGCTCGCGGCGGAAGCTGCGTGGCATTGCCATCGTCCCGCCGTCGTCCCAGCCACAATCCTTCGTCGTTCATTGGCCTAGTGTCTTGGGCCGGCAACTCTCGCCAGAATCGCAGGCCGCGCTCCGAGTCGACGCCACCCTAGCAAAGCCCGGCGAGAGGGAGCTAGCGCGCGGATGGGCCGAAGGTGCCGTGTTTAGGGATCGGCGCGGTAGATTCGACCGGAATGTGTGAGCACCCCGAGGGTCCCAGACTTGGTCGCCGTCGCGCGGTTTGCTGACGTGGAGGGAGCGCCATCGCGCGAGGAGCGAGCATCGGCGTAGGTCCCCACGTCATGCAGCGCCGACGTGGTCGCGGACCGCGGCGACCAGATCGGGAACTACGCGGGCGAGGCGGGCGAGCAGTTCCTCGAAGATCATCGGAGGATTGATGAGATCCGACGCCTGCTCGCGAAGGAGTTCGATGAAGCTCTCGGGGTCGAGGTCGAACAGGTTGCCGAGGAAGATGTCCGGCGACTGCGCTTCGATCCCTTCGGGCAGGTCGCCGAAGTCCTTCAGGTTCGACGTCGTGATGACCTGCGCGCTCGACTTCACCGCGGCGGCTGCGACGTGGCGATCCTTCTCGTGGTTCTTCATCGCGGCGATGAGGTGCTCGTGGCCGGCAACCTCAGCCTCCGGGAACTCGCGCTCCATGATCGCGCGGAGCCGCTTGGCCTTGTCCGCCGGCATGGCGCCGGAGGAGACGAGGTTCCGGGTCATCTCGTCCAGGATCTGCGCCGACCATCGCACCTGGTAGAAGCCCGCAGCCGCTGCGCGCAAAAGCGTATCCCGCAGCGAGAACGGGAACAGGACGTTCGCGTCCAGAACGACGATGAAGGGTCAGCACGTCCTCGACGCGCAACCGGCGATGCTTGCCGGTTGCTGCAGGCGCAACGAACCAGCGCGAGGCGACCTCGATCCCGGAGTCTGGACAGCAGCGGCGGATTCCTCGACTTGGGCGCCTCCGGGCACTTCCGGATGTCTTCGCGATTCCGGCTTGAAGCGGGCGTCGCTCTGCGTTCCGTACTTCTGAAGGCAACCAATGGGCTCGTGTACTTGAACGAGGCAAGCCAGGTGCGCTACATGGCCCCGTCGCTATACGTGGGGGTGCAGTACGTGTTGCTCGGGAGCCTCGAGTAGTCGGGCTAGCGCCCGGTCCGTACGTCACTTCTGCGGAAGAACGCGCGTGCATGCGCTTTTCGCGGATGCCGCCGTCGCCAGAGCCGTCGCGTGCTTTGTCACGCTCGTGTGGAACCGACGCTCGGAACGCGTTTTCGCGTTGCGCATATGTGGGCTGAACGTGAACGGGAACGATCCGTTGACAGGTGTCGCTCTCCGGCTAGCATCAGACTTCCGAGGCGAGGATGGGTCGGACGCGCTTTCGGGGGGTTCCATGAGCGTCCAGTCCGGAGTCTCGATCGCCGTACGTGGCGCTACCCTCGCTGCGCTTGGCGTCATGCTGGCAGCGAGCTGCAGACCGCCCGCTGAGCCAGGGGTTGCCGCGCCGGCGCCGCGGGTCGACGCCGCAGAGCCGCCAGCCCCCGACGCTGGTGCCGTCGCTACCAACCCTGGCACGGAGGACGCGCAGCTCAAGCAAGTTGCCGAGGAAGTCCCGATCGAGCGCTTGATCGCGGACCCCGGAGCCTACTTCGGTCGGCGGCTCACCACCGCGGGATGGGTCGTGTCGTGCGACGTGGGAGTGAGCTGCACGATTCCCTGTCGGCGCTGCATTGTGTGCACCAGCCGCGCGACATTTGTCCCCCCCGGGACCGACAAGATGGTGTCGTGCCAGCGAAACGGTACCTCACTGATCATCATGGACCTCGATACGCTCAACAAATACCTCTGCAACGCCTCGACCTGCGAGGAAGCTTGCTTTCGCAAGTGCTCGTTCCCCGCGGGAACTTCCATCCGTCTCACCGGCACCATCAAGCGCGCCACGCCGGAGCAGATGGGCATCGGCGAAGAGCAGTACGTCTTTGTTCCGGACTCGATGTGAGGCGTTGGGGTGGGCGTAGGCGCAAACGGGCAAGTCGTTCTCGATGCGGCATGCCCCCACCGTGCCGCAGTGAACTCGTGAAGGCGTCCCTTCACCCACGCCCACGCGCCCTCGTCGCACTTCGCGGGAGGAGCGCGCCGCGCTGCAGCGGGTCGAGACCCAACCCCTGTGTGATCTCGGAAGCGGGGTAGCGCTCCGCTGTCAGCGACGCGACTCGCCGAACGGCTACGGCTAGCGCGCCGACTCGCCGAACAGCGGCCAGCCCGGCGTGCCGAGGGCGGCGCGGCGTTGCGCCTCCCAGCTCGTCACTCGTACCGAGAGCACGTAGGCCATGGAGGCGAGGATCAGACCGGCCACCACGTCGATCAGGTAGTGCCAGCGTAGGAACATCGTCGCGATGATGATGTTCACGGCGAAGAAGACGGTGACGCGCCAGCTGTAGCGGAAGGGCAGGCGCTCGCGGTGGCGGTAGGCGAAGAGCGCGATGAAGGTGGGGCAGGCAGTGTG includes the following:
- a CDS encoding helicase HerA-like domain-containing protein encodes the protein MNDEGLWLGRRRDDGNATQLPPRALLRHVMALGSSGSGKTVLCKVVVEEAVRNGIPVICVDPQGDLCSLVEGAKDPQALAQHGIDPEVAREFAERADVVIFTPASPKGVPLSADPVDPGLGTLSPAERLQALTRTASMVTSLLGFDADSDEGAGLVAVLDGVLAEMLDAGREPSLAALGDTLLEHEKDGFARLSRYLDPKKIRTACQRLARLDVGARRLLFHEGVPIDVDVLLGRDSQSGGDGRIRVSVVYLNTLGSQDDKDFVVAALADRLYSWMLDHPSASPQALFYIDEVSPFIPPVRKPACKEGLALLFKQARKYGVCCLMATQNPGDVDYRAMSQFGTWALGRLTTRQDLKKIEPSIKSLDPVHSDALLAALPGLRPGQFTLLSPDHFDSAVPLEVRWLLSEHCTFDEERIEGVADERWRTRFAPLVGKRDPRAPSAPRASAQEPEPEVVAPQKSAQRTQPPVTEPTTRPGAPVAAERTAPLAAQPDATPPRGLESQDRDTPIPPTMDDPVTPPAPAAPHAPAAPPAPAAPHAPATPPAPNAREQAVTVAANRLAGKSSMTAKEFAVALGCSEKKARSMLKELVASGVAGQFKDGRVQRFWAYSTGARPDLGLPARVLAVAARIDANGAAAIAREHARSKLLGLIGSDEQLARVVLVYRLLYKVDFRETVERSVLHRMVGAGSEERLGSVYFHPHTLDVLSLSRDGVAFSPRPAERASAVADLDGNAAFAEATAAALPISEADYRARRSERDVARETKTRFAATPVSISNVFFPLWEITLQHDGGAGYRVVTIDALLGRPVTWPAPT
- a CDS encoding PIN domain-containing protein → MVVLDANVLFPFSLRDTLLRAAAAGFYQVRWSAQILDEMTRNLVSSGAMPADKAKRLRAIMEREFPEAEVAGHEHLIAAMKNHEKDRHVAAAAVKSSAQVITTSNLKDFGDLPEGIEAQSPDIFLGNLFDLDPESFIELLREQASDLINPPMIFEELLARLARVVPDLVAAVRDHVGAA